The Salmo trutta chromosome 6, fSalTru1.1, whole genome shotgun sequence genome has a window encoding:
- the LOC115195983 gene encoding glutaminase kidney isoform, mitochondrial isoform X2 encodes MTLQGASNAEKFDYVMNFMNKLAGNEYVGFSNATFQSERESGDRNFAIGYYLKEKKCFPEGTDMTSILDLYFQLCSIEVTCESASVMAATLANGGFCPITGERVLGPEAVRNTLSLMHSCGMYDFSGQFAFHVGLPAKSGVAGGILLVVPNVMGIMCWSPPLDKLGNSVRGIQFCTDLVSLCNFHNYDNLKHFVKKLDPRREGGDQRVKSVINLLFAAYTGDVSALRRFALSSMDMEQRDYDSRTALHVAAAEGHVEVVKFLLEACRVNPVPKDRWGNTPMEEAVHFGHHDVVTMLQDYNNKYSPPGGATEDTEKEIAEKNIDGLL; translated from the exons ATGACGTTG CAAGGGGCAAGCAACGCTGAGAAATTTGATTAT GTCATGAACTTCATGAACAAGCTGGCAGGAAACGAGTATGTGGGTTTCAGCAATGCCAC ATTCCAGTCAGAGAGGGAGTCTGGAGATCGGAACTTTGCTATTGGCTACTACCTGAAGGAGAAGAAG TGCTTTCCAGAGGGGACAGACATGACCTCCATTTTAGACCTCTACTTCCAG CTGTGCTCCATCGAGGTGACCTGTGAAAGTGCTAGCGTCATGGCGGCCACCCTGGCCAACGGCGGCTTCTGTCCAATCACAGGCGAGCGCGTGCTGGGCCCGGAGGCGGTACGGAACACCCTGAGCCTCATGCACTCGTGCGGCATGTACGACTTCTCGGGACAGTTTGCGTTCCAC GTTGGACTTCCAGCTAAGTCAGGCGTGGCAGGGGGCATCTTGCTGGTGGTGCCCAACGTCATGGGTATCATGTGCTGGTCCCCGCCACTGGACAAGCTGGGTAACAGTGTACGAGGAATCCAGTTCTGCACG GATCTGGTGTCCCTTTGCAACTTCCACAACTACGACAACCTGAAGCACTTTGTCAAGAAGCTGGATCCTCGCAGGGAGGGCGGAGACCAGAGG GTGAAGTCGGTCATCAATCTTCTCTTTGCTGCGTACACTGGCGATGTGTCTGCACTGAGGAG GTTTGCTCTGTCTTCCATGGACATGGAGCAGAGGGACTATGACTCCAGGACAGCCCTCCATGTGGCTGCAGCAGAAGGACATGTGGAGGTGGTCAAGTTCCTGTTGGAGGCATGCAGGGTCAACCCTGTTCCCAAAGATAG GTGGGGTAACACACCGATGGAAGAGGCAGTTCACTTTGGACACCACGACGTTGTGACCATGCTCCAGGACTACAACAACAAGTACAGTCCACCGGGGGGCGCCACTGAGGACACAGAGAAGGAGATAGCGGAGAAGAACATTGACGGCCTACTATGA